One window of Cohnella hashimotonis genomic DNA carries:
- a CDS encoding DUF5722 domain-containing protein yields the protein MTKMRWATAGLALALAVGSVTPWFGRTAAAAGAVVSPVPCVSAGVGAINGITATSTEIVAEGWTRTSAVQNLQLFALEPYEDPSAPVLGSKTPLVSQAVGSGTAEACYAFTIRADRFDPAGKDLIYDRFAVALRSGSGTLTPVDAKYVTTFSGVAASNEAFPLSATKKGLQVQLIDDAQELGIGHAALNFDYGNILRSAAGSDTITYAMDGENFYIDKDIIEAFDRDVKSLSDNGIVVSLILLIYPNGITAPSNLMLHPDNNGGTVGAFNTKDANTKYFKAVTEFIVKRYTRADRQYGRAVNYIVGNEVNTHTGWYNMGAKTLQEFVKDYVRTLRIVHTAAQKAYSNARVYVSLDHLWTVADSAGNFQGKQLLDELNAQAAAAGNFPWNVAYHPYPENIFVPSTWNDTTATDSFNTQKITFKNIQVLTQYLNQPQYRYNNAQRHLILSEQGFHSADANDPGDQRVQAAAYAYAYYKAMFNDGIDSFILHRHVDNKFESGLNLGIWTGNTGSAIANEPAAKKKIWNVMKWIDTSESANVSDFAKLVIGVSDWSEIIPGFDATRLNVRTPETTTKLAPITATSGSNLPIANFNTDQEGWQPADYTNQAARATASANAPGTPYAGSGMLQAAFDTSLATHGAAGWKGLVKTFGTPLDLSSTPYFYLAVNAFGGAAGATKYEVKVRLYSGDRIVEGLSAITPDSWNRLGLDVSRWPGRTSVDKIKVWFRANSGAAWNAGFQIDELGAAAAVSYRRVGEEFNTDGNPEGWVAENHITGLAVSGGYLQGTVSGTDPFVTRYGIAENAAVNKRVVIRMNNATTATKGKLYWTTQSDGTRSESKSRTFDIVPNDNQYREYTIDLSGTSTWANTITQLRVDPSDNGSGTGSFSIDYIRIGSAADPHWEFATNGDLAGWNTANDMTVSVAGGVLQQTITGTDPFIYTPDNLGLAADAHRVILVRMQNGTSATQAKIYWSRTTDTGASELRQKTFTVVPFDTAARVYAVRMDDEPLWNGTIRQLRFDLSNNGAGTGTIAVDYVSLPSVYEPASQ from the coding sequence ATGACGAAAATGAGATGGGCGACGGCAGGTTTGGCTTTGGCGTTGGCGGTTGGAAGCGTGACGCCCTGGTTCGGGAGAACGGCGGCGGCAGCGGGCGCTGTCGTCTCGCCTGTGCCGTGCGTGTCTGCGGGCGTCGGCGCAATCAACGGCATTACGGCCACGAGTACTGAGATCGTCGCCGAAGGCTGGACCCGGACGAGCGCGGTTCAGAACCTGCAGCTATTCGCGCTGGAGCCGTACGAAGATCCGAGCGCGCCGGTGCTGGGATCGAAAACGCCGTTGGTCAGCCAAGCGGTCGGCTCCGGAACCGCGGAAGCCTGCTATGCGTTCACGATTCGCGCGGACCGGTTCGATCCCGCCGGGAAGGACCTGATTTACGATCGCTTTGCCGTCGCGCTGCGGAGCGGCTCGGGAACGCTGACGCCCGTGGACGCCAAGTACGTGACGACCTTCTCGGGCGTCGCCGCCAGCAACGAAGCATTCCCGTTGTCCGCGACCAAAAAAGGGCTGCAGGTCCAGCTGATCGACGACGCGCAGGAGCTTGGCATCGGGCATGCGGCATTGAACTTCGATTACGGCAACATTTTGCGCTCGGCCGCCGGCAGCGACACGATCACCTACGCGATGGACGGAGAAAACTTCTATATCGACAAGGACATAATCGAAGCCTTCGACCGCGACGTAAAGTCTTTGTCGGACAACGGCATCGTCGTTTCTCTCATTTTGCTGATCTATCCGAACGGGATCACCGCGCCTTCCAATCTGATGCTTCATCCGGACAATAACGGCGGCACGGTCGGCGCCTTCAATACGAAGGACGCGAACACTAAATATTTTAAAGCCGTGACGGAATTTATCGTGAAGCGCTATACGAGAGCCGACCGGCAGTACGGGCGGGCCGTGAATTATATCGTCGGCAACGAAGTGAACACCCATACGGGCTGGTACAACATGGGCGCGAAAACGTTGCAGGAATTCGTGAAGGACTATGTACGCACGTTAAGAATCGTCCATACGGCCGCGCAGAAGGCCTACAGCAACGCCCGCGTGTACGTGTCGCTCGATCATCTGTGGACGGTCGCGGATTCGGCGGGAAATTTCCAGGGCAAGCAGCTGCTCGACGAGCTGAACGCGCAAGCGGCCGCCGCCGGCAATTTCCCTTGGAACGTCGCTTACCATCCTTATCCCGAGAACATCTTCGTGCCCAGCACCTGGAACGATACGACGGCGACGGACAGCTTCAATACACAGAAAATCACGTTCAAAAACATTCAGGTGCTGACGCAGTATTTGAACCAGCCGCAGTATCGGTACAATAACGCCCAGCGGCATCTCATATTGTCCGAGCAGGGCTTCCACTCCGCCGACGCCAACGATCCCGGCGATCAGCGCGTGCAGGCGGCGGCATACGCCTACGCTTACTACAAAGCGATGTTTAACGACGGCATCGATTCGTTTATATTGCATCGGCACGTGGACAACAAGTTCGAATCGGGCTTGAATCTGGGCATCTGGACGGGCAATACCGGTTCGGCGATCGCGAACGAGCCGGCGGCCAAGAAAAAAATATGGAACGTCATGAAGTGGATCGATACCTCGGAATCCGCGAACGTATCGGACTTCGCCAAGCTCGTCATCGGCGTGTCGGATTGGTCGGAGATCATTCCGGGCTTCGATGCGACGCGGCTGAACGTTCGGACGCCGGAGACGACGACCAAGTTGGCGCCGATTACGGCGACTAGCGGAAGCAACCTGCCTATTGCCAACTTCAATACGGATCAAGAGGGATGGCAGCCGGCCGACTATACGAATCAGGCGGCCCGCGCGACCGCGTCCGCGAACGCGCCAGGCACGCCGTATGCGGGCAGCGGGATGCTCCAGGCCGCGTTCGATACCTCTTTGGCCACCCACGGCGCTGCGGGATGGAAGGGACTGGTCAAAACGTTCGGCACGCCGCTGGATCTCTCCTCCACGCCGTACTTCTATCTGGCGGTCAACGCGTTCGGCGGCGCGGCGGGCGCCACCAAGTACGAGGTGAAGGTACGGCTGTACAGCGGCGATCGAATCGTCGAGGGCTTGAGCGCCATAACGCCCGATAGCTGGAACCGGCTGGGGCTGGACGTCTCCCGCTGGCCGGGGCGCACGTCGGTCGACAAGATCAAGGTATGGTTCAGGGCGAACAGCGGCGCAGCATGGAACGCCGGATTCCAGATCGACGAGCTCGGCGCGGCGGCGGCGGTATCCTATCGCCGGGTCGGCGAGGAATTCAATACCGACGGCAATCCGGAAGGCTGGGTCGCGGAGAATCACATTACCGGACTGGCCGTATCCGGAGGCTATCTGCAGGGGACGGTAAGCGGCACCGATCCGTTCGTCACGAGGTATGGCATTGCCGAGAACGCCGCCGTTAACAAACGGGTCGTCATCCGCATGAATAACGCGACCACGGCAACGAAAGGCAAGCTGTACTGGACCACGCAGTCGGACGGAACGCGGTCGGAGAGCAAATCCCGGACGTTTGATATCGTACCCAACGACAACCAGTATCGGGAATATACGATCGACCTGAGCGGCACGTCGACCTGGGCGAACACCATTACGCAGCTGCGCGTCGATCCGAGCGACAACGGCAGCGGCACGGGCTCGTTCTCGATCGATTATATCCGGATCGGGAGCGCGGCGGACCCGCATTGGGAATTCGCGACGAACGGCGACCTGGCGGGATGGAACACGGCGAACGATATGACGGTCTCTGTCGCGGGAGGCGTCCTGCAGCAGACGATAACGGGGACCGATCCTTTCATCTATACGCCTGACAACCTTGGACTGGCCGCAGATGCGCACCGCGTCATTCTCGTACGCATGCAAAACGGCACGTCCGCGACCCAGGCGAAAATCTATTGGTCGCGAACGACCGACACGGGCGCGAGCGAGCTGAGACAAAAAACGTTTACGGTCGTTCCTTTTGACACCGCGGCGCGCGTATACGCCGTCAGAATGGACGACGAACCGCTGTGGAACGGCACGATCCGCCAGCTTCGGTTCGACCTGTCCAATAACGGAGCCGGCACGGGGACGATCGCGGTGGACTACGTATCGCTGCCTTCGGTCTACGAACCGGCGTCTCAATAA